One region of Olleya sp. Hel_I_94 genomic DNA includes:
- a CDS encoding N(4)-(beta-N-acetylglucosaminyl)-L-asparaginase has protein sequence MDRRKFLKNASLTSIGLAAGSSALACAKIDKNSSDVTQQKEDTTSIIDNTNFPVSICTWGFVDANAKAGQTLEQGVKALDAAIAGVAIEEENLTNTTVGNGGAPDRDGQVTLDACVMDSSGDCGAVVCVQNIINVALLAKKVMTETPHVILAAKGAEDFAYTQGFKKENLLTEASKKAWEDWKKTSEYKPIINIENHDTIGMLCLDKDGDIAGACTTSGLSYKMKGRVGDSPIIGSGLYVDNQVGGAAATGLGEEILKTVGSFLIVELMRNGMHPQQACEEAINRIVNKNKNHKDFQAAYIAINKAGQTGSYCIHPGFAYMKYQHGKNERILSKAFLKA, from the coding sequence ATGGATAGAAGAAAATTTTTAAAAAACGCATCATTAACCAGTATTGGTCTTGCAGCAGGAAGTTCTGCTCTTGCTTGCGCTAAAATTGATAAAAATTCATCTGATGTAACTCAACAAAAAGAAGACACTACTAGTATTATAGATAACACTAATTTTCCTGTATCCATTTGTACTTGGGGTTTTGTAGATGCCAATGCAAAAGCGGGTCAAACGTTGGAACAAGGTGTAAAAGCTTTAGATGCTGCAATTGCTGGTGTCGCTATCGAGGAAGAAAACCTTACCAATACAACCGTTGGTAATGGTGGTGCACCAGACAGAGATGGTCAAGTAACGCTAGACGCTTGCGTTATGGACAGTTCTGGAGATTGTGGTGCTGTTGTTTGTGTCCAAAACATTATTAATGTTGCGCTTCTTGCTAAAAAAGTAATGACAGAAACACCTCACGTTATCTTAGCTGCAAAAGGTGCCGAAGATTTTGCCTACACACAAGGCTTTAAAAAAGAAAACCTACTTACAGAAGCCTCAAAAAAAGCATGGGAAGACTGGAAAAAAACTTCAGAATACAAGCCTATTATTAACATAGAAAATCATGATACCATTGGTATGTTATGCTTGGATAAAGATGGTGACATTGCAGGAGCTTGTACAACCTCTGGATTATCTTATAAAATGAAAGGACGCGTTGGCGACTCGCCAATCATAGGCTCTGGATTATATGTTGACAATCAAGTTGGTGGTGCAGCTGCTACTGGTTTAGGTGAAGAAATTTTAAAAACCGTAGGAAGCTTTTTAATCGTAGAGCTGATGCGAAACGGAATGCATCCACAACAAGCTTGTGAAGAAGCCATAAACCGTATCGTCAATAAAAACAAAAACCACAAGGATTTTCAAGCAGCCTACATTGCGATTAACAAAGCAGGTCAAACGGGATCTTACTGCATTCATCCTGGATTTGCGTACATGAAATATCAGCATGGTAAAAACGAAAGAATCTTATCTAAAGCATTCTTAAAAGCTTAA
- the polA gene encoding DNA polymerase I codes for MSDNKRVFLVDAYALIFRGYYAFIKNPRINSKGEDTSAIMGFMNSLLDVIKRERPDHLAVCFDKGGSADRVEMFEAYKANRDETPEGIKTAVPYIMEILKAMHIPIMVKAGYEADDVIGTLAKQAEKEGYQTFMVTPDKDFAQLVSENIFMYRPVFGGGYETWGIPEVQKKFEVTDPLQVIDFLGMMGDASDNIPGLPGVGEKTAKKFLAQYGSMENLFANTHELKGKMKEKIEANQELGLLSKKLATIMLDVPVTFNAKDFELDAPDIPKVTAIFQELEFRRLIDNFTKTFTSGAEATSLANNNASEKATPKVTPKEAESAGAGQFNLFGGDPNSATATSDTDSLARKTAETTAHFYQSVASGMATTLFIKNLMNQTSVCFDTETTGLNPLTAELVGISFSWEIGKGFYLPFPEDKTEAQALIETLRPFFESDTIQKIGQNLKYDIKVLAKYNVQVKGPLFDTMLAHYLINPDMRHNMDVLAETYLNYTPIAITELIGKKGKNQLSMRDVPLEKQTEYAVEDADITLQLKEHFEKELGEANTQKLFDDIEVPLLRVLAAMELEGINLDVDFLNSLSDDLNNDINTLESKIYEVAGEEFNIASPKQLGIILFEKLKLVDKPKKTKTGQYATGEDILSYLAKDHEIIRNILDYRGLAKLKSTYVDALPLQVEPATSRVHTDYMQTVAATGRLSSNNPNLQNIPIRTERGRQVRKAFVPRNEDYTLLAADYSQIELRIIAALSEEETMIEAFKNGEDIHASTASKVFNVPLNEVTREQRSNAKTVNFGIIYGVSAFGLSNQTDLSRGEAKELIDTYYETYPKLKKYMSAQVDYARDHGYVKTILDRRRYLKDINSRNAVVRGAAERNAVNAPIQGSAADIIKIAMINIYNKLEVGNYKTKMLLQVHDELVFDVYKPELEKMKTLIKTEMEQAFKMEVPLDVEVDTGLNWLEAH; via the coding sequence ATGTCAGACAATAAACGCGTCTTTTTAGTCGATGCCTACGCTTTAATTTTTAGAGGTTACTATGCCTTTATAAAAAACCCAAGAATAAACTCTAAAGGTGAAGACACCTCTGCTATTATGGGTTTCATGAATTCGTTATTAGATGTTATAAAACGTGAGCGTCCTGATCATTTAGCAGTTTGTTTTGATAAAGGCGGAAGTGCTGACAGAGTTGAAATGTTTGAAGCCTATAAAGCCAATCGTGACGAAACGCCTGAGGGTATTAAAACTGCTGTACCTTATATCATGGAGATTTTAAAAGCCATGCATATTCCAATTATGGTTAAAGCTGGTTATGAAGCGGATGATGTTATTGGGACTTTAGCTAAACAAGCCGAAAAAGAAGGCTACCAAACCTTTATGGTAACACCTGATAAAGATTTTGCGCAATTAGTTAGCGAAAACATTTTTATGTACAGACCTGTGTTTGGTGGTGGCTATGAAACTTGGGGAATCCCAGAAGTACAGAAAAAATTTGAAGTAACAGACCCTTTACAAGTCATTGACTTTTTAGGAATGATGGGAGACGCTAGTGATAATATTCCTGGTTTACCTGGTGTTGGAGAAAAAACCGCTAAAAAGTTTTTAGCACAATATGGTAGCATGGAAAACCTTTTTGCTAACACACACGAGCTAAAAGGTAAAATGAAAGAGAAGATTGAGGCCAACCAAGAGTTAGGTTTACTTTCTAAAAAACTAGCAACCATTATGTTAGACGTTCCTGTGACGTTTAACGCTAAAGATTTTGAGTTAGACGCTCCAGATATTCCTAAAGTGACTGCCATTTTTCAGGAATTAGAATTTAGACGTCTTATAGATAATTTTACAAAAACCTTTACTTCTGGTGCAGAAGCCACATCGCTTGCTAACAACAACGCTTCGGAAAAAGCAACACCAAAAGTGACGCCTAAAGAGGCTGAAAGTGCTGGAGCTGGTCAATTTAATTTATTTGGAGGCGACCCAAATTCCGCAACAGCGACCTCTGACACAGATAGCTTAGCGCGAAAAACTGCCGAAACTACTGCTCATTTTTACCAAAGTGTAGCCTCAGGAATGGCAACTACATTATTTATTAAAAACTTAATGAATCAGACGTCTGTGTGTTTTGATACCGAAACCACAGGTTTAAATCCATTAACTGCAGAGTTGGTTGGAATTTCATTTTCATGGGAAATTGGTAAAGGCTTTTACCTACCCTTTCCGGAGGACAAAACCGAAGCACAAGCACTAATCGAAACGCTTAGACCATTTTTTGAAAGTGACACCATTCAGAAAATTGGACAAAATTTAAAATACGATATTAAGGTACTAGCCAAATACAATGTACAAGTCAAAGGTCCATTATTTGACACCATGTTAGCGCATTATTTAATTAATCCAGACATGCGTCACAATATGGATGTTTTGGCAGAAACGTACTTAAACTATACACCAATTGCTATCACAGAATTGATTGGTAAAAAAGGAAAAAATCAATTATCCATGCGTGATGTTCCGTTGGAAAAACAAACGGAATATGCGGTTGAGGATGCTGATATTACGCTTCAATTAAAAGAACATTTTGAAAAGGAATTAGGCGAAGCTAACACTCAAAAATTATTTGATGATATTGAGGTGCCTTTACTTCGTGTATTGGCTGCTATGGAATTGGAAGGTATTAATTTGGATGTTGACTTTTTAAATAGCCTATCAGACGATTTAAATAACGATATCAACACTTTAGAAAGCAAAATATATGAGGTTGCTGGAGAGGAGTTTAATATTGCCTCACCAAAACAATTAGGTATTATTTTGTTTGAAAAACTAAAATTGGTTGACAAACCTAAAAAGACAAAAACAGGTCAATATGCAACAGGAGAAGACATACTGTCTTACCTAGCTAAGGATCATGAAATTATTCGCAATATTTTAGATTATCGTGGTTTAGCAAAACTTAAAAGTACCTATGTGGATGCGTTACCACTTCAGGTAGAGCCTGCAACAAGTCGTGTACATACAGATTATATGCAAACCGTTGCTGCCACAGGACGTTTAAGTAGCAATAATCCAAACCTACAGAATATTCCGATACGTACAGAACGTGGACGTCAAGTCCGTAAAGCGTTTGTACCACGTAATGAAGATTACACACTTTTAGCTGCGGATTATAGCCAAATAGAGCTGCGCATTATTGCTGCGTTAAGCGAGGAAGAAACCATGATTGAAGCCTTTAAAAATGGAGAGGACATTCACGCTTCCACTGCATCAAAAGTCTTTAATGTACCTTTAAACGAAGTTACTCGCGAACAACGTAGTAATGCTAAAACCGTAAACTTTGGGATTATCTATGGTGTGTCAGCTTTTGGATTAAGTAACCAAACCGATTTATCGCGTGGTGAAGCCAAAGAACTTATTGATACCTACTACGAAACCTACCCTAAACTTAAAAAATACATGAGTGCACAAGTAGATTATGCACGTGATCATGGATATGTGAAAACTATTTTAGATCGTAGACGTTACTTAAAAGATATAAATAGTCGTAATGCTGTGGTACGTGGTGCAGCAGAGCGTAATGCTGTTAATGCACCAATCCAAGGTAGTGCTGCAGATATTATTAAAATTGCCATGATTAACATTTACAACAAACTAGAGGTTGGTAATTATAAAACTAAAATGTTACTACAAGTGCATGACGAATTGGTTTTTGATGTCTACAAACCTGAACTTGAGAAAATGAAAACCTTAATTAAAACCGAAATGGAACAAGCCTTTAAAATGGAAGTACCTTTAGATGTTGAAGTGGATACTGGTTTGAATTGGTTGGAAGCGCATTAG
- a CDS encoding DNA cytosine methyltransferase: MATINFYLDKPDKKGFAPIHLRINCNGSQVKVSTGQKIEPKNFNKSKQKAIGLSVESHEINHYLDFLRERADELLHHSNKKTFVQDEVKSVLNEHIENYKENSNVNIVKEQVALYGKPFTFVDLFAGAGGFSEGFLQAEHNNKFFDFIVANDINENCELTHVVRYNHQLGLDAEFLQQDITEPDFLDNLLEKIKGKTIDVVCGGPPCQSFSLAGKRKKFDKKDDLFSHYLEVIKVLQPKYFVMENVKGILTKEGGKIKELIIKEINSIVDTKEIPLLNSFIKKIRKESNSFLFDSIVKRVELEKLLEKDKESGKEDFIRFVENRFKKITPKIADYKTSKTDENINTIRHGFNLLARSKEWEKLKRDIIKEKDFCNIDSDDFTNSFTDFLTEIGSENVISKIENSFKSLKVPTEYKKDCADIVTALKIYTTSFDESIEILKSYCNTSQKKELNTILESIRLYKIEQPFVANASNYGVPQNRERVLFIGCRKDQEYISEIPATVSEEDKVTIFEALYDLDFIGNNQEAHRYEQVDISAQYNGTAKKMAKLLKKRSIDGKPLSKGGKSFAEWSKKGRLIERIKPQTKPFYVKNTQGLEDGEKYFDLLNNHKTSNQNETVIQRLGVILKNGNYKEAQPELKKLGLATNKRNYNVLKPDEQSSTIMTIADDYIHYNSPRSLTVREMARLQSFDDSFVFQGKRSTGGNNRKTEVPQYTLVGNAVPPLLARAVASEILKHIK; the protein is encoded by the coding sequence ATGGCAACAATTAATTTTTATTTAGACAAACCTGACAAAAAAGGGTTTGCACCAATTCATCTTAGAATAAACTGCAACGGAAGTCAAGTTAAGGTTTCTACAGGTCAAAAAATAGAACCAAAAAACTTCAATAAATCCAAACAAAAAGCAATTGGATTAAGCGTTGAATCTCACGAAATCAATCATTATTTAGATTTTCTAAGAGAAAGAGCTGATGAACTTTTACATCATTCTAATAAAAAGACTTTTGTTCAAGACGAAGTAAAAAGTGTATTAAACGAACACATTGAAAATTACAAAGAAAACAGTAATGTAAACATTGTAAAAGAGCAAGTAGCTCTCTATGGAAAGCCTTTCACATTTGTTGATTTATTTGCAGGTGCTGGTGGTTTTAGTGAGGGTTTTCTACAAGCAGAACACAATAATAAATTTTTTGATTTTATTGTAGCTAACGATATAAATGAAAACTGTGAGTTAACACACGTTGTTAGATATAATCATCAATTAGGTTTAGACGCTGAATTTTTACAACAAGATATAACAGAACCAGATTTTCTAGATAATTTATTAGAAAAAATCAAAGGAAAAACAATTGATGTTGTTTGTGGTGGACCACCTTGCCAAAGTTTTAGTCTTGCTGGTAAACGTAAAAAATTTGATAAAAAAGACGACCTTTTTTCTCACTATTTAGAAGTAATCAAGGTATTACAACCTAAATACTTCGTAATGGAAAATGTGAAAGGAATTTTAACTAAAGAGGGTGGAAAAATAAAAGAACTAATTATCAAGGAAATTAATTCTATTGTTGACACAAAAGAAATTCCTTTACTGAATTCTTTTATCAAGAAAATACGAAAAGAATCAAATTCATTTCTCTTTGATAGTATTGTAAAAAGAGTTGAACTTGAAAAACTACTTGAAAAAGATAAAGAATCTGGAAAAGAAGATTTTATAAGGTTTGTAGAAAATAGATTTAAAAAAATAACACCAAAAATCGCTGATTACAAAACAAGTAAAACAGATGAAAATATAAACACGATTCGACACGGATTTAATCTTTTAGCACGTTCTAAAGAATGGGAAAAATTAAAACGTGATATTATTAAAGAAAAAGACTTTTGCAATATTGATAGTGATGATTTTACAAATTCGTTTACAGATTTCTTAACGGAAATAGGTTCTGAAAATGTTATTTCAAAAATTGAGAATTCTTTTAAATCCTTAAAAGTACCAACTGAGTATAAAAAAGATTGTGCCGACATTGTAACTGCGTTAAAAATTTACACAACATCTTTTGATGAATCAATCGAGATATTAAAATCTTATTGTAACACATCACAAAAAAAAGAGTTAAATACCATTCTTGAAAGTATTAGACTTTATAAAATAGAGCAACCTTTTGTTGCTAACGCATCAAATTATGGTGTTCCTCAAAATAGAGAAAGAGTACTTTTCATTGGTTGTAGAAAAGACCAAGAATATATTTCAGAGATTCCAGCAACAGTTTCCGAAGAAGATAAGGTTACAATTTTTGAAGCTTTATACGATTTAGATTTTATCGGTAATAACCAAGAAGCTCATCGTTACGAGCAAGTCGACATTTCGGCTCAATATAATGGAACTGCAAAAAAAATGGCTAAGCTTCTTAAGAAAAGGAGTATTGATGGCAAACCATTATCTAAAGGCGGAAAATCATTTGCAGAATGGTCTAAAAAAGGCAGATTGATTGAACGTATTAAACCTCAAACAAAACCTTTTTATGTAAAAAACACCCAAGGTCTTGAAGATGGAGAAAAGTATTTTGATTTACTCAATAATCATAAAACAAGTAACCAAAATGAAACAGTAATTCAAAGACTTGGTGTCATTTTAAAAAATGGTAATTACAAGGAAGCTCAACCAGAGCTCAAAAAGCTAGGACTTGCAACAAACAAACGCAACTACAACGTTTTAAAACCTGACGAACAAAGTTCTACGATAATGACTATTGCAGATGATTACATTCATTATAATTCGCCAAGGTCTTTAACAGTTAGAGAAATGGCACGCTTACAATCGTTTGACGATTCTTTTGTGTTTCAAGGAAAACGCTCAACAGGAGGAAATAATAGAAAAACAGAAGTTCCACAATATACTTTAGTTGGAAATGCTGTTCCACCATTATTAGCAAGAGCAGTTGCAAGTGAAATTTTAA